A single window of Nakaseomyces glabratus chromosome G, complete sequence DNA harbors:
- the ERP1 gene encoding Erp1p (CAGL0G00682g~Ortholog(s) have role in ER to Golgi vesicle-mediated transport, protein retention in ER lumen and COPII-coated ER to Golgi transport vesicle, endoplasmic reticulum, mitochondrion localization), translating to MKLFQLIVGLVFGVHVAHGFYYYSTAGERKCFQKELSKGTVLKGTHELQVYIDEIGKYGVPEKDTISVMIDVEEIFDDNHRVVHQKALPSSEFTFVALDSGEHNICLQSQSKGWSYKPKVKIDVNFEVGFASELDSKATTKVKLLHQKVIQLIAQIESIKREQKLMREREVLFRDLSEIVNSRATWWGIITLIVLGATCAWQMKHLGSFFVKQKVL from the coding sequence ATGAAGttatttcaattgattGTTGGTCTAGTTTTTGGCGTGCATGTTGCTCACGGCTTCTACTACTATAGTACCGCTGGTGAGAGAAAGTGTTTCCAAAAGGAATTATCCAAAGGGACTGTGTTGAAGGGTACACACGAACTACAAGTATATATCGATGAGATTGGTAAGTATGGTGTACCAGAAAAGGATACCATAAGTGTCATGATTGATGTTGAGGAAATTTTTGATGATAACCACCGTGTTGTGCACCAGAAAGCTCTCCCATCCTCAGAATTTACCTTTGTTGCTCTAGATTCTGGTGAACACAACATATGTTTACAATCTCAGAGTAAAGGTTGGTCTTACAAACCTAAGGTAAAAATTGATGTCAACTTTGAAGTCGGTTTCGCTTCTGAATTGGATTCTAAGGCAACCACTAAAGTCAAGTTGCTGCACCAAAAGGTTATCCAATTGATTGCTCAAATCGAGTCAATTAAGAGAGAACAAAAGCTAATGAGAGAACGTGAAGTTCTGTTTAGAGATCTTTCAGAAATTGTGAACTCTCGTGCTACCTGGTGGGGAATCATTACGTTGATTGTGCTTGGCGCTACATGTGCTTGGCAAATGAAGCACCTGGGAAGCTTCTTCGTAAAGCAAAAGGTGTTATAA
- the SWD1 gene encoding COMPASS subunit protein SWD1 (CAGL0G00704g~Ortholog(s) have histone methyltransferase activity (H3-K4 specific) activity, role in chromatin silencing at telomere, histone H3-K4 methylation, telomere maintenance and Set1C/COMPASS complex, cytosol localization), with translation MNLLLQDPFSVLKDYPEKLVHTLENPLNTECLEFSPGGDYLALGCSNGAVIIYDMDTLKPITMLGSKLGGHVQAVNSVSWSGCGRYLITTSRDWFIKLWDLAKPGEPLKEVLMSSSVWSCCWVDESKFTAVATVFEEKDAFYIDFHTELSSPSVLPVVTQNNEDSSGNKGYVLVALPHPKHRDIIVVGSSKGWLTFYQVKCTSVVEFNIIKEERVAASNVKHIIISNNGDRLATSSADRTIRQFSMKIGYSEDNENLSIELEQECKYQDVINKLQWNCIFFSNNSAEYLVASAHGSSAHELYIWETGAGTLVRVLEGAEEELMNISWNFNNMCIACNGFETGSIYIWSIVIPPKWSALAPDFEEVEENVEYDEKEDEFDQVDLDEQRQEMTEAEEVPIDLVTPEQFDVRCNDLSKRYFTIPMDYQHILLLKSSNMMTDDI, from the coding sequence ATGAATTTGTTGCTACAGGATCCTTTCTCTGTTTTGAAAGACTATCCTGAAAAGCTAGTGCATACACTAGAAAATCCTTTGAACACAGAATGTCTGGAATTTAGTCCCGGTGGTGATTATTTAGCATTGGGTTGCTCTAATGGTGCTGTCATTATCTATGATATGGATACTCTTAAGCCCATAACAATGCTTGGTAGTAAATTGGGGGGTCATGTGCAAGCCGTGAATTCGGTTTCATGGTCTGGATGTGGAAGATATTTGATTACTACATCACGAGATTGGTTTATTAAATTATGGGATTTAGCTAAACCTGGAGAACCTTTGAAAGAAGTTTTAATGAGTTCCTCCGTATGGAGTTGTTGCTGGGTAGATGAAAGTAAATTCACAGCTGTTGCAACtgtatttgaagaaaaggacGCCTTCTATATTGACTTTCACACTGAGTTGAGTTCACCATCCGTCTTACCTGTTGTTACACAAAATAACGAAGATTCATCAGGAAATAAAGGTTATGTACTAGTCGCATTACCTCATCCCAAACATCGAGATATCATTGTCGTAGGTTCATCAAAAGGATGGCTCACATTCTATCAAGTAAAATGTACATCGGTTGTAGAATTTAACATAATCAAGGAAGAAAGGGTGGCTGCCTCAAATGTGAAGCATATAATAATCTCGAACAATGGTGATAGATTAGCTACAAGTTCAGCAGATAGGACAATACGACAATTTTCTATGAAAATTGGATATAGTGAAGATAACGAGAATCTCTCAATCGAACTAGAACAAGAATGTAAGTACCAAGATGTTATCAATAAACTGCAATGGAATtgtatcttcttcagtaaTAATTCAGCAGAATATCTTGTTGCTTCCGCTCACGGTTCTTCTGCTCACGAGCTGTACATTTGGGAAACTGGCGCGGGCACATTAGTTCGCGTTCTAGAGGGAGCAGAAGAGGAACTTATGAATATCAGCTGgaattttaataatatgTGCATTGCTTGTAATGGATTTGAAACTGgtagtatatatatatggtCGATTGTAATTCCTCCTAAATGGAGTGCACTGGCACcagattttgaagaagttgagGAGAATGTCGAATATGATGAAAAAGAGGATGAATTTGATCAAGTTGATCTTGATGAACAAAGACAAGAGATGAcagaagcagaagaagtACCTATTGATTTGGTCACACCAGAACAATTTGATGTAAGGTGTAATGACTTGTCTAAAAGGTATTTTACGATTCCGATGGATTACCAACATATCTTATTACTTAAATCCTCAAACATGATGACAGATGATATTTAA
- the RFA1 gene encoding replication factor A subunit protein RFA1 (CAGL0G00726g~DNA replication factor A, 69 KD subunit; protein abundance increased in ace2 mutant cells): MSAELTKGDFVAIFTNQQRYQDPANGVYQVINIRKADPSKPNKKFLIMISDGVYHMKALFKADAIPKLHSMNIDRGDIIKTLRVEPLLIKEKKLVLVIEDFDMVQSGAEVVDSNTQFLDSVLANRLNEVIAARKDPNSPFPQQQQQVDSSSNVNGNGTLGMPSSTTAIGNATTSHNNKFNDSASQKSRAIFAIEQLSPYQNVWTIKARVSYKGDIKTWHNQRGEGKLLNVNFLDTSGEIRATAFNDNATAFNEILQEGKVYYVSKARLQPAKPQFTNLSHPYELNLDRETVIEESFDENNVPKTHFNFIKLDNIQSQENNSNVDVLGIIQTVNPHFELTSRAGKKFDRRDIQIVDDSGFAISVGLWNQQALDFNLPEGSVVAIKGVRVSDFGGKSLSMGFNSTLIANPEIPEAYKLKGWYDQQGKDQDFTSLKQDAGAGTTSAANLAKFISQRITIARAEAENLGKNERGDFFSVKAAISFMKVDNFAYPACSNENCNKKVIEQPDGTWRCEKCDINNPSPRWRYILTISIIDETGNLWLTLFDDQAKQLLGVDANTLMSLKENDPDEFTRTTQNVQMNQYDFRIRAREDNYNDQTRIRYTVANLHKLNFKAEADYLADELTKVFLT, from the coding sequence ATGAGTGCAGAGTTGACTAAGGGCGATTTTGTCGCAATATTCACTAACCAGCAGCGGTACCAGGATCCTGCCAATGGTGTTTATCAAGTGATTAATATCCGCAAAGCTGATCCAAGCAAGCCAAACAAGAAGTTTCTTATTATGATATCTGACGGTGTGTACCACATGAAGGCGTTATTTAAAGCCGATGCTATTCCAAAGCTTCATTCAATGAATATTGACAGGGGTGACATTATCAAGACTCTGAGAGTGGAACCATTGTTGATTAAGGAGAAGAAACTTGTTCTAGTTattgaagattttgatatgGTCCAATCTGGAGCAGAAGTAGTTGATAGCAACACTCAATTTTTGGACAGTGTACTTGCTAACAGATTGAATGAAGTCATCGCCGCTAGAAAAGATCCAAATTCCCCATTCCcacaacagcagcaacaggTAGATTCGAGCTCTAATGTTAATGGTAATGGTACACTAGGAATGCCATCATCAACAACTGCAATTGGTAATGCAACAACTAGccacaacaacaaatttaATGATTCTGCTTCTCAAAAATCAAGAGCAATCTTTGCCATTGAACAACTATCACCATACCAAAATGTTTGGACTATTAAAGCTAGAGTTTCTTATAAGGGTGATATTAAGACTTGGCATAATCAAAGAGGTGAAGGTAAGCTTCTTAACGTTAATTTCCTGGATACCTCTGGTGAAATTAGAGCTACCGCATTCAATGATAATGCTACTGCTTTTAATGAAATATTGCAAGAGGGTAAAGTTTATTATGTTTCAAAAGCGAGACTACAACCTGCTAAACCTCAATTTACCAACTTGTCTCACCCTTACGAACTGAATTTGGATAGAGAAACTGTCATTGAAGAATCGTTTGATGAGAATAACGTACCAAAGACTCACTTTAACTTTATTAAATTAGACAATATCCAATCTCAAGAAAACAACTCTAACGTAGATGTTTTAGGTATAATTCAAACTGTCAACCCCCACTTTGAACTAACATCTAGAGCTGGTAAAAAATTTGATCGTCGTGACATACAGATTGTTGACGATTCTGGATTTGCTATTTCCGTGGGTCTATGGAATCAACAAGCGCTCGATTTCAATTTACCAGAGGGCTCTGTGGTAGCTATCAAGGGTGTTAGGGTATCAGATTTTGGGGGTAAGTCGCTATCTATGGGTTTTAATAGCACCTTAATTGCCAATCCTGAAATTCCAGAAGCTTATAAATTAAAGGGATGGTACGATCAGCAAGGTAAAGATCAAGACTTTACATCATTGAAACAAGATGCAGGAGCAGGAACAACTTCTGCAGCAAACTTAGCAAAATTCATTAGTCAGCGTATAACGATTGCCAGAGCAGAGGCTGAAAACCTTGGAAAGAATGAACGTGGTGACTTTTTTAGTGTTAAGGCAGCTATCAGTTTTATGAAGGTAGACAACTTTGCTTATCCTGCTTGTTCTAATGAAAATTGTAACAAAAAAGTCATTGAACAACCCGATGGTACATGGAGATGTGAGAAGTGTGATATTAATAACCCATCTCCAAGGTGGAGATACATTTTAACAATTTCTATAATAGATGAAACTGGTAACCTATGGTTAACATTATTTGATGACCAAGCTAAACAGTTACTAGGAGTTGATGCAAACACTCTCATGTCcctgaaagaaaatgacCCAGATGAATTCACAAGAACTACTCAAAATGTTCAAATGAATCAGTATGACTTTAGAATTCGTGCTCGTGAAGATAACTACAACGATCAAACTAGAATTAGATATACAGTTGCCAACTTGCATAAGTTGAACTTCAAGGCTGAGGCAGACTACTTGGCCGACGAATTAACCAAAGTATTCCTTACATAA
- the SEN34 gene encoding tRNA splicing endonuclease subunit SEN34 (CAGL0G00748g~Ortholog(s) have tRNA-intron endonuclease activity, role in tRNA-type intron splice site recognition and cleavage and mitochondrial outer membrane, tRNA-intron endonuclease complex localization), with protein MENEGTVDGKVKVVISVVLDEDGVPGSGLVFDLESIRYLRELGIAGVLSGTLPSATQQNLFLTVPLRLMIEEVLWLLINNLCEVKIIPANSGDHMASIIKQRKLELADMNKKNMEKMFALQRDYKRALHKQKLEKLGIKEKNTDANEELINSSLFVETPNTSLITPEAIKSHQRDHILDLLKSAFSKYNTYLLYQQLRNQNYVLAPGARFGGKYIAYPGDPLRYHSHLTIQDAIDYYEEPIDLLQLLSGARLGTTVKKLWVFGGVKDKEKNKPVSFYSVEWAGFG; from the coding sequence ATGGAGAATGAAGGGACTGTGGATGGGAAAGTGAAGGTTGTTATCAGCgttgttcttgatgaagatggGGTACCTGGCAGTGGATTAGTCTTTGACCTAGAGAGTATTCGATATCTGCGTGAACTTGGGATAGCAGGTGTGTTGTCGGGTACTCTACCGAGCGCTACTCAACAGAATCTATTTCTTACTGTACCACTTCGGCTCATGATTGAAGAAGTCTTGTGGCTTCTCATTAACAATCTTTGTGAAGTGAAAATCATCCCAGCCAATTCTGGAGATCATATGGCCAGCATTATCAAACAACGAAAGCTTGAGCTGGCTGATATGAATAAGAAAAACATGGAAAAGATGTTTGCTTTACAAAGAGATTATAAGCGTGCACTGcataaacaaaaattggAGAAGCTAggaattaaagaaaaaaataccGACGCAAACGAGGAACTCATAAATTCATCTCTCTTTGTCGAGACACCCAACACATCGTTGATTACTCCAGAAGCGATAAAATCCCATCAGAGAGACCATATTTTAGATCTCCTAAAAAGTGCATTCTCGAAATACAACACATACTTGTTATACCAACAATTAAGAAACCAAAATTATGTCCTGGCTCCTGGTGCAAGATTCGGGGGTAAATATATTGCATATCCTGGAGACCCGCTAAGATACCACTCTCATTTAACCATTCAGGATGCTATAGACTACTACGAAGAGCCTATAGATCTCTTGCAACTGCTGAGCGGTGCAAGATTAGGTACCACTGTTAAAAAGCTTTGGGTTTTTGGAGGCGTGAaggataaagaaaagaataagCCAGTTTCATTTTACTCCGTAGAATGGGCTGGGTTTGGTTGA
- the REC102 gene encoding Rec102p (CAGL0G00792g~Ortholog(s) have role in reciprocal meiotic recombination and condensed nuclear chromosome localization): MYYNVVASRTSDNCGVEWALKCQIWTPNRAGTLTETSREHSIGANIFPSVRCLEELNISVQLHTNIRKLSDIKSHFCSHFNEYFISILVSQLEFRFPLVFSYPARTRLRVQEPNIAPISYALSNSSALMLDLVSIMEKQPTNTTIYQLITYRKDNEVYKLYPLDI; the protein is encoded by the coding sequence ATGTATTACAACGTCGTTGCAAGCCGAACTTCTGATAATTGTGGGGTAGAGTGGGCTCTAAAATGCCAAATATGGACTCCAAATAGGGCCGGAACATTAACAGAGACATCAAGAGAACATTCTATAGGTGCTAATATTTTTCCATCTGTGAGGTGCTTAGAAGAATTAAACATTTCAGTTCAACTGCACACCAATATTAGAAAATTGAGTGACATAAAATCACACTTCTGCTCACATTTTAACGAGTATTTCATATCAATATTGGTGTCTCAACTAGAGTTCAGGTTTCCATTGGTGTTTTCCTATCCTGCAAGAACAAGATTGAGGGTACAAGAACCAAACATCGCTCCAATATCGTATGCTCTCTCTAATTCTTCAGCACTAATGCTAGACTTAGTATCAATCATGGAAAAACAGCCAACTAATACTACAATATATCAACTAATAACATATAGAAAGGATAACGAAGTCTACAAACTGTATCCCTTagatatttga
- the CHS5 gene encoding Chs5p (CAGL0G00814g~Ortholog(s) have small GTPase binding activity), with protein MSAVEVLLTVGKMDASLALLTTKDHHVIELPTMLLPENVKAGSIVKMQVVQDVNEEEKERSNFKNVQAAILEKYGSSRPSAPILKVINVTQTGCILAWDHLQLGSAKLKSLVLYRQGVRSMVIPNPFKVTTTKISGLSIDSVYEFQLKLSTTSGQFWSEKVKIHTHKMTDMSGITVCLGPLDPLQKVTPRQIAHSLKTLGARPLQDHVAIDTTHFVCNDIENDDDPELLKAKNNNIPIVRPEWIRACEVEKRIVGVRGFYLDADPSILSNYGFPELTDEQLQEKEVPALPNEESEAQFVKDKLDQVADESVKDASTEAVSENNDDETKKEQVKELETDSQDNIEEPIQEESKDVPEGEPHDEFKNEGTEELSEVKDSIEQEIMADEKLVEEQPKLAEGVQVTEDVAPEEVSYVTEDVAKPAEEVTAVEEVNQPAEEVNAATEEVAEPEEEVAEPVEEAGPGREVTTEEAELAEEATEPAEETEPAKEVITEEAEPAKEVTAEEAEPAEETEPAEEGNASAEEVTVSETKADEDEEPEEVGSTNEDKTQVPVIEVQDETPSPSPSPAPAGKKKNKKKKKGKRK; from the coding sequence ATGTCCGCTGTCGAGGTCCTACTAACAGTGGGCAAGATGGATGCCTCCCTGGCTCTCCTCACCACTAAGGATCATCATGTTATAGAGCTACCAACAATGCTGTTACCCGAAAATGTTAAAGCAGGTTCAATAGTAAAGATGCAGGTTGTCCAAGATgttaatgaagaagagaaagagagatcTAATTTTAAGAACGTGCAGGCTGCTATATTGGAGAAATATGGTTCTTCTAGACCCTCAGCTCCTATATTAAAAGTAATCAATGTCACTCAAACTGGCTGTATATTGGCATGGGATCATCTTCAACTTGGTTCAGCAAAACTGAAGTCTTTAGTGCTTTACAGACAGGGTGTTAGATCTATGGTTATTCCAAATCCTTTCAAAgttacaacaacaaaaatatctgGGTTATCCATTGATAGTGTATATGAGTTCCAATTGAAACTATCCACAACGTCAGGACAGTTTTGGTCAGAGAAAGTAAAAATTCACACGCACAAGATGACAGATATGTCCGGTATTACTGTGTGTCTCGGACCTCTTGATCCATTACAGAAAGTGACACCTAGACAGATTGCACATAGTTTAAAGACTCTAGGAGCTAGACCATTGCAAGATCATGTTGCTATCGACACAACTCATTTTGTTTGTAACGATATAGAAAATGACGACGACCCTGAGTTATTAAAAGCTAAGAACAACAATATCCCGATTGTCAGACCCGAATGGATTAGGGCTTGTGAAGTTGAAAAGCGTATTGTTGGGGTTCGTGGTTTTTATCTCGATGCCGATCCATCAATTCTAAGTAATTATGGTTTCCCAGAACTTACAGATGAACAATTACAAGAGAAGGAGGTACCTGCTTTGCCAAATGAAGAATCGGAGGCACAATTTGTGAAAGACAAATTAGACCAAGTAGCAGATGAGTCAGTGAAAGATGCTTCAACAGAGGCAGTCTCTGAAAATAACGATGATGAAACCAAGAAAGAACAGGTGAAGGAGTTAGAGACCGATTCCCAGGATAACATAGAGGAACCAATTCAGGAGGAGTCAAAGGATGTACCAGAGGGAGAACCTCATGATGAGTTTAAGAATGAAGGAACCGAAGAGCTCTCAGAAGTTAAGGACTCAATAGAACAGGAAATAATGGCTGATGAGAAGTTAGTTGAAGAGCAACCAAAGCTAGCTGAAGGGGTCCAGGTCACGGAAGATGTTGCACCAGAGGAGGTGTCATACGTAACTGAAGATGTAGCCAAACCAGCTGAAGAGGTTACAGCAGTTGAAGAGGTAAATCAACCAGCCGAGGAAGTTAATGCAGCCACTGAGGAAGTAGCTgaaccagaagaagaagtagCTGAACcagttgaagaagctggACCAGGTAGGGAAGTTACAactgaagaagctgaactAGCTGAAGAAGCTACAGAACCAGCTGAAGAAACTGAACCAGCTAAGGAGGTTATAactgaagaagctgaaccAGCTAAGGAAGTTACAgctgaagaagctgaaccAGCTGAAGAAACTGAACCAGCTGAGGAAGGAAATGCATCCGCTGAGGAGGTTACAGTTAGTGAGACGAAAgcagatgaagatgaagaaccAGAAGAGGTTGGAAGCACAAACGAAGACAAGACACAGGTGCCTGTAATAGAAGTCCAAGACGAAACGCCAAGCCCCAGCCCCAGCCCAGCGCCAGCaggtaagaagaagaacaagaagaagaagaagggcAAGAGAAAGTAA
- a CDS encoding uncharacterized protein (CAGL0G00836g~Protein of unknown function): MKYNININLTHSKAASRPTHVYLYNTYIYLCCAIPWIRSLRSSTCDLISYRPVTKVSNAKRDSAKEKREKRFQLSGLRIELIRAKLLRNECTMGGGSWYQKSQFQLRKPSFTCFGYWFVGLQERTWHSV, translated from the coding sequence ATGAagtataatattaatataaatCTAACCCATTCAAAGGCCGCCAGCCGACCCACCCACGTATATCTATATAACacctatatatatttatgcTGCGCGATACCATGGATAAGATCATTAAGGAGTAGCACATGTGATCTCATTTCTTACAGGCCAGTGACAAAAGTATCAAACGCGAAAAGAGACTCTGCCAAGGAGAAGCGCGAAAAGCGTTTCCAGTTGTCAGGGCTCAGAATAGAGCTGATCCGTGCAAAACTCCTTAGAAACGAGTGCACAATGGGGGGGGGATCATGGTACCAAAAATCTCAATTCCAATTACGAAAGCCTTCATTTACTTGTTTTGGATACTGGTTTGTAGGTCTGCAAGAGCGTACCTGGCATTCTGTGTGA
- the MID2 gene encoding Mid2p (CAGL0G00858g~Ortholog(s) have transmembrane signaling receptor activity) has product MKLLLVLMAVATAQIVPNTIPTNTNTNTNAINTNAINTNINNNGSYSISSSISSVSSVQSISSFSSFSSLSSSSSSSIASVPTLSVLPTSSNSSTISSTSLSSSSSSSASSSLSSSSSSISSSSSSSSSSTTSSTSSSSSSSSSSSSSSSSSSSSSSTITTPTTTENPTITSIIEGKTILSDLYTTITYTPTATHGANNKKVHHGLSKKNRNIVIGCVVGIGVPLIVLTLFLLYVFCIRSPKTDFINSDGKVITAYRPNKITKWWNALMGREITEEYQSKSPLGGEASDFEDSELAYADDDDESLSYGASNMDSRQPNRNNSGASHPTRSNNLIMEEDRFYDEHGNELTTTNY; this is encoded by the coding sequence ATGAAGCTGCTACTAGTGCTAATGGCTGTGGCCACAGCGCAGATAGTGCCCAACACTATCCCTACGAACACAAATACGAACACTAATGCGATCAATACCAACGCAATTAATaccaacatcaacaacaatggGTCTTACTCAATATCGTCGTCGATATCTAGTGTGTCGTCAGTGCAATCGATAAGCTCTTTCAGCTCTTTTAGCTCGCTGTCGAGCTCttcaagctcatcgatAGCCTCTGTCCCTACTTTATCGGTGCTACCAACATCAAGCAACTCATCGACGATATCATCGACGTCGCtatcctcttcttcatcgtcatctGCATCTTCATCGTTGTCATCGTCGTCATCTTCTATTTCGTCCTCGTCCTCGTCATCGTCTTCATCTACTACATCATCTACTtcgtcatcgtcatcgtcatcgtcatcgtcCTCATCATCGTCCTCCTCCTCCTCATCGTCTTCCTCTACTATTACCACACCTACAACTACAGAGAATCCTACCATCACTAGTATTATTGAAGGTAAGACAATTTTGTCGGATCTATACACTACAATTACTTACACACCAACAGCGACCCATGGAGccaacaataaaaaagttCACCACGGACTTTCCAAGAAGAACCGTAACATTGTGATAGGTTGCGTTGTAGGTATCGGTGTTCCGCTCATTGTGCTGACACTATTCCTGCTCTATGTATTCTGTATTCGCTCGCCAAAGACAGACTTCATCAACTCTGATGGTAAAGTGATCACAGCTTACCGTCCTAACAAGATAACCAAGTGGTGGAATGCACTGATGGGCAGAGAGATAACAGAGGAGTACCAGTCGAAGTCCCCACTTGGGGGCGAGGCTTCTGACTTCGAGGACTCCGAGCTGGCTTACGCGGACGACGACGACGAGTCCCTCTCTTATGGTGCAAGCAACATGGATAGCCGACAACCGAACAGAAACAACTCTGGAGCTAGCCACCCAACAAGATCTAATAACCTCATCATGGAGGAAGATAGATTCTACGATGAACACGGCAACGAATTGACAACTACCAATTACTGA